A portion of the Punica granatum isolate Tunisia-2019 chromosome 7, ASM765513v2, whole genome shotgun sequence genome contains these proteins:
- the LOC116214406 gene encoding uncharacterized protein LOC116214406, which yields MKKRCRFCQDKVVFLGFVISQQGVEVDEEKGQGYSRMAHSHYRIRGVGIGAVLMQDKRPIAYFSEKLSGASLNYSTYDKEFYALIRALETWEHYLVPKEFIIHTDHESLKYLKGQNKLNRRHAKWVEYLEIFPYVIKYKQGNINVVADALSRRYALISVMNAKLLGFELIKSRYVDDPYFSPIRLACDKDVVDGYYMHDGYLYKLGKLCIPSGSVRELLVREAHAGGFSRPFRREEDS from the exons ATGAAGAAGAGGTGTCGATTCTGCCAGGACAAAGTCGTCTTTCTTGGCTTTGTTATCTCTCAGCAGGGCGTCGAGGTGGACGAAGAGAAAGGTCAAGGCTATTCGAGAATGGCCCACTCCCACTACCGCATccgag GAGTTGGAATTGGAGCTGTTCTTATGCAAGACAAACGCCCAATAGCTtatttcagtgagaagctaaGTGGTGCGAGTCTGAACTACTCGACGTACGATAAGGAGTTTTATGCTCTGATCCGGGCTCTTGAGACGTGGGAACACTACTTAGTCCCCAAGGAGTTTATCATTCACACCGATCACGAGTCCCTAAAGTATTTGAAGGGACAAAATAAGTTGAATCGAAGGCATGCCAAATGGGTGGAATACTTGGAGATATTTCCTTATGTCATCAAGTACAAACAAGGAAATATTAACGTCGTGGCTGATGCCCTATCTCGAAGGTATGCATTGATTTCAGTCATGAATGCTAAGTTGCTGGGGTTTGAACTGATTAAGAGTCGGTATGTGGATGatccctatttttctccaattcgTTTGGCTTGCGATAAGGACGTTGTTGATGGGTATTATATGCATGATGGATACTTGTATAAGCTTGGCAAGCTTTGCATTCCGAGTGGATCTGTTCGTGAGTTATTAGTGCGAGAGGCTCATGCTGGGGGGTTTAGCCGGCCATTTCGGAGAGAAGAAgactcttga